A genome region from Arachidicoccus soli includes the following:
- the ybeY gene encoding rRNA maturation RNase YbeY — protein MSKVFFHYTEQSFPLSNKKEIKQFIEILFQLEKKPLTRIDYIFCSDEYLLQINKQHLQHDYYTDIITFELSQDNHTQAEIYISVERVKENAYNLSTTFKNEILRVLFHGALHLCGYKDKSKKEEELMRKKEEEYLGMYNNDK, from the coding sequence ATGAGTAAGGTGTTTTTTCATTATACAGAGCAATCTTTTCCCCTATCTAACAAAAAGGAAATAAAACAATTTATTGAAATCCTTTTTCAATTAGAAAAGAAACCGCTTACCCGAATTGATTATATTTTTTGTTCAGATGAATATTTACTACAAATAAATAAGCAACATTTACAACATGATTATTACACTGATATTATAACGTTTGAACTAAGCCAGGATAATCACACCCAAGCAGAAATTTATATAAGTGTAGAAAGAGTAAAAGAAAATGCCTATAATCTGTCAACAACATTTAAAAACGAAATATTACGTGTATTATTTCATGGGGCACTGCACTTATGTGGATATAAAGATAAATCTAAAAAGGAAGAAGAATTAATGCGAAAAAAAGAAGAAGAATACCTTGGAATGTATAATAATGATAAATAG
- the mnmG gene encoding tRNA uridine-5-carboxymethylaminomethyl(34) synthesis enzyme MnmG, with protein MFQEYDIIVAGAGHAGCEAAAAAANMGNKVLLITMNMNTIAQMSCNPAMGGIAKGQIVREIDAMGGYSGIVSDKSMIQFRMLNKSKGPAMWSPRTQNDRMLFALTWREMLEHTNNLDFYQDMVQGLLIKDGKVNGVKTGLGHEIKAKAIVITSGTFLNGIIHIGEKQFGGGRVAERAAIGITEQLVENGFESNRLKTGTPPRVDARSLDYTKMELQDGDTEIIGFSYMDIKKIKASEQLPCHITYTNSTVHDILKTGFAQSPMFTGRIEGTGPRYCPSIEDKINRFADRDRHQLFVEPEGFKTVEIYVNGFSTSLPEEVQYKALKSIPGFENVKMFRPGYAIEYDFFPPTQLNANLETKLIKNLFFAGQINGTTGYEEAACQGLMAGINASQNIHEKEPVILKRNEAYIGVLIDDLINKGTDEPYRMFTSRAEYRTLLRQDNADLRLTELSYNLGLAKEDRYNAVVKKKNDVKELIKILQESSLTPEEINPYLVKIGSTPINEKQRISKIVLRPDVFLDELLKNINNINILNNYNINIIQQAEIQLKYERYIEKEEEIAARINKMDDLNIPSSFDYNKIIALGNEARQKFLKIKPKTIGQASRISGINPTDIQILMVHMGR; from the coding sequence ATGTTCCAAGAGTATGATATAATTGTTGCTGGCGCAGGACATGCAGGTTGCGAAGCAGCTGCAGCTGCAGCAAATATGGGTAATAAAGTTTTACTCATTACAATGAATATGAATACAATTGCTCAAATGAGTTGCAACCCTGCAATGGGGGGAATAGCTAAAGGGCAAATTGTTAGGGAAATAGATGCAATGGGTGGTTATAGCGGAATTGTATCAGATAAAAGTATGATTCAGTTTAGAATGCTGAATAAAAGTAAAGGTCCCGCAATGTGGAGTCCACGTACACAAAATGACAGAATGCTATTTGCATTAACCTGGAGAGAAATGCTAGAGCATACAAATAACCTGGATTTTTACCAGGATATGGTACAGGGTTTATTGATAAAAGATGGGAAGGTAAATGGTGTAAAAACCGGTCTAGGTCATGAAATAAAAGCAAAAGCCATTGTAATTACAAGTGGAACCTTTTTAAATGGTATAATTCATATTGGGGAAAAACAATTTGGTGGTGGAAGAGTAGCAGAAAGAGCTGCAATAGGCATAACAGAGCAACTCGTTGAAAATGGATTTGAGAGCAATAGATTGAAAACAGGAACACCACCACGAGTAGATGCAAGAAGTCTTGATTATACAAAAATGGAACTTCAAGATGGAGATACAGAAATTATTGGATTTTCTTACATGGATATTAAAAAAATAAAGGCATCTGAACAATTACCATGTCATATTACTTATACCAACTCTACAGTACACGATATATTAAAAACAGGTTTTGCACAAAGTCCTATGTTTACTGGAAGAATTGAAGGAACCGGTCCTAGATATTGCCCTAGTATAGAAGATAAAATAAATAGATTTGCAGACAGAGACAGACATCAATTATTCGTAGAACCCGAGGGTTTTAAAACGGTAGAAATATATGTAAACGGATTTTCAACTTCCCTACCTGAAGAAGTTCAGTATAAAGCTTTAAAAAGCATTCCAGGATTTGAAAATGTCAAAATGTTTAGGCCAGGTTATGCAATAGAATATGACTTTTTTCCACCAACACAGCTAAACGCAAATTTAGAAACAAAACTCATTAAAAACTTATTTTTTGCTGGCCAAATAAATGGCACAACAGGATATGAGGAAGCAGCTTGCCAAGGATTAATGGCAGGAATAAACGCCAGCCAAAATATCCATGAAAAAGAACCTGTAATCTTAAAAAGAAATGAAGCTTATATTGGCGTATTAATAGACGACCTAATCAATAAAGGTACCGATGAACCCTACAGAATGTTTACCAGTAGAGCTGAATATAGAACTTTACTAAGGCAAGATAACGCAGATTTAAGATTGACAGAATTAAGCTATAATTTAGGCCTAGCAAAAGAAGACAGATATAATGCCGTTGTAAAGAAAAAGAATGATGTTAAAGAATTAATTAAAATATTGCAAGAATCTTCTTTAACTCCGGAAGAAATTAATCCATATTTAGTTAAAATAGGTTCTACACCAATAAATGAAAAACAAAGGATTTCCAAAATAGTATTACGCCCAGATGTCTTCTTAGATGAATTATTAAAAAATATAAATAATATTAATATATTAAATAATTATAATATAAATATTATTCAACAAGCAGAGATTCAATTAAAATATGAACGTTATATTGAAAAGGAAGAAGAAATAGCCGCTCGTATTAATAAAATGGATGATTTAAATATTCCTTCAAGTTTTGATTATAATAAAATTATCGCTTTAGGCAATGAAGCAAGACAAAAATTCCTAAAAATAAAGCCAAAAACTATTGGTCAGGCAAGCAGAATTAGTGGTATTAATCCTACAGATATTCAAATTCTTATGGTTCACATGGGTAGATAG
- the nadA gene encoding quinolinate synthase NadA, translating to MNILEATKNLEKKGFMDMTVSPTLDLFAEIEKLKKEKNAIILAHYYQEADIQDVADYIGDSLGLAQQAAQTDADMIVFAGVHFMAETAKILNPNKKVVLPDLHAGCSLADSAPTEAFRNFKEAHPNHIVISYINCTAEIKALSDIICTSSNAKKIVESIPENQPIIFAPDKNLGAFINKQTGRNMLLWNGSCMVHEIFSLEKILKLKQAYPEAKILAHPECEEIILKEADFIGSTTEILNFAKKDEATQFIVATEAGILHQMEKDSPQKKFIPAPPNNACACNDCPYMKLNTLEKLYLCMKYEKPEILMEEELRLAARKPIIRMLEISKASGLIK from the coding sequence ATGAACATTTTAGAGGCAACAAAAAATTTAGAAAAAAAAGGCTTTATGGATATGACCGTTTCTCCAACTTTGGATTTGTTTGCGGAAATTGAAAAACTCAAAAAAGAAAAGAACGCTATTATCTTGGCACATTATTATCAGGAAGCAGATATTCAGGATGTGGCCGATTATATTGGTGATAGTTTAGGCTTGGCACAACAAGCTGCGCAAACAGATGCAGATATGATTGTATTTGCGGGTGTACATTTTATGGCAGAAACAGCGAAGATTTTAAACCCAAATAAAAAAGTTGTTTTACCTGATTTGCATGCAGGTTGTTCATTAGCCGATAGTGCACCTACCGAAGCATTTAGAAACTTTAAAGAAGCTCATCCGAATCATATTGTTATTTCTTATATTAATTGTACTGCAGAGATAAAAGCTTTGAGTGATATTATTTGTACAAGTAGTAATGCTAAAAAAATTGTAGAAAGTATTCCTGAAAACCAACCCATTATATTTGCGCCGGATAAAAATTTAGGTGCTTTTATAAATAAGCAAACGGGGCGAAATATGCTCCTTTGGAATGGTTCCTGTATGGTTCACGAGATTTTTAGTTTGGAGAAGATTTTGAAGCTTAAACAGGCTTATCCTGAGGCTAAAATCTTAGCACATCCGGAATGTGAAGAGATTATTTTAAAAGAAGCTGATTTTATAGGTAGTACTACAGAAATATTGAATTTTGCTAAAAAGGACGAAGCAACTCAATTTATTGTTGCTACAGAAGCCGGCATCTTGCATCAGATGGAGAAAGATTCACCTCAAAAGAAATTTATACCGGCGCCTCCGAATAATGCCTGTGCTTGTAACGATTGCCCTTATATGAAACTAAATACGCTGGAAAAATTATACTTATGTATGAAATATGAAAAGCCGGAAATTTTAATGGAAGAAGAATTGCGTTTAGCTGCGCGTAAACCTATTATTAGAATGTTAGAGATCAGTAAAGCTTCTGGATTGATTAAATAA